From Clostridiisalibacter paucivorans DSM 22131, one genomic window encodes:
- a CDS encoding tape measure protein has protein sequence MATIRTAIQVTDGMSPAIKSMNKALNMTISSFEALQNVSGRAIDTSSIQAARSELNRAEMAMNSFEQEIRETNAAQQQFNNSVSTSSGMLGKLKSLALGVGVAFSAKKIIDFSDSMSQTTARLNLMNDGLQTTAELQDMILQSANRSRASYIGTADVVAKLGQRAGDAFSSNEETIAFAEALNKSFVIAGASQQEMASASLQLTQALGSGVLRGEELNAVFESAPNVIQTIADYMDVPIGQIRNMASEGMITADIVKNAMLSASSDIDSTFREIPMTFSQIGTLISNNLIQTLQPAIQMIGRGAAWIGENLDLVIPVVYGLAGAAATYAAVLGIQAAATWYAKVAQDGLNMSLLANPALWIALAIGVLIGMIYKWVQSVGGLEVAWKIAMNGILTAWDWVKIGFFTGIYWILDLWDKMKLGMMTAGTGIANFMGDMKASVLMILQNMVNGAIDIINGFIGTLNKIPGVSIDTINNVTFGTDAALQNEAEKQARNAGLEAYKTEIESNMADRDAALLQMKNDAISATAARQADIDIAKAEALAKQSDPSSGFAFDDMAYDMSDTASNTAKMANSMDASEEELKYLREMAEQEAINRFTTAEVKIDMGGITNNVSSETDLDGMITYLEEKLEEAYQVTMEGVHP, from the coding sequence GAAGGGCAATTGATACATCATCAATTCAAGCAGCAAGATCAGAGTTAAACAGGGCAGAAATGGCAATGAATAGCTTTGAACAGGAAATCAGAGAAACTAACGCTGCACAGCAACAGTTCAATAATTCAGTTTCAACTTCATCAGGTATGCTTGGTAAACTCAAAAGCCTTGCACTTGGTGTGGGTGTAGCCTTCAGTGCAAAGAAGATCATTGATTTTTCTGACAGCATGTCACAAACAACAGCAAGACTGAACCTGATGAATGATGGACTTCAAACCACTGCAGAACTTCAAGACATGATCTTACAATCAGCAAACAGATCCAGGGCATCATACATAGGTACTGCAGATGTAGTTGCCAAGTTAGGACAAAGGGCAGGGGATGCTTTCAGTTCTAATGAAGAAACCATTGCTTTTGCTGAAGCCTTGAATAAATCGTTTGTCATTGCAGGTGCAAGCCAACAGGAAATGGCTTCTGCAAGCTTACAGTTGACACAAGCACTTGGTTCAGGTGTCTTGCGTGGTGAAGAACTCAATGCAGTGTTTGAATCAGCACCAAACGTGATTCAGACCATTGCAGATTACATGGATGTTCCAATTGGACAGATCAGGAACATGGCTTCAGAAGGCATGATCACTGCTGATATAGTTAAGAATGCAATGCTAAGTGCAAGCAGTGATATTGATTCAACCTTCAGAGAAATACCAATGACATTCAGTCAAATAGGAACATTGATCAGCAATAACCTGATCCAAACATTACAACCAGCTATTCAAATGATTGGTAGGGGTGCAGCTTGGATTGGTGAAAACCTTGATTTAGTCATTCCAGTTGTTTATGGTTTGGCTGGTGCTGCTGCAACTTATGCTGCAGTGTTAGGTATTCAGGCAGCTGCTACATGGTATGCTAAGGTTGCACAAGATGGCTTGAATATGTCGTTACTTGCTAACCCTGCACTGTGGATTGCACTGGCAATTGGTGTCCTTATTGGGATGATCTATAAGTGGGTTCAATCCGTTGGTGGTTTGGAAGTTGCCTGGAAGATTGCAATGAATGGGATCCTGACTGCTTGGGATTGGGTGAAGATAGGATTTTTCACAGGTATTTATTGGATCCTTGATCTTTGGGATAAGATGAAGCTTGGGATGATGACAGCTGGAACAGGTATTGCAAACTTTATGGGTGATATGAAAGCAAGTGTCCTGATGATCCTTCAGAACATGGTCAATGGTGCCATAGACATCATAAATGGCTTCATAGGCACGTTGAACAAGATCCCTGGTGTTTCTATTGATACCATCAACAATGTCACGTTTGGAACGGATGCAGCACTTCAGAATGAAGCTGAAAAACAAGCAAGGAATGCTGGACTTGAAGCCTATAAGACAGAAATTGAATCCAATATGGCTGACAGGGATGCAGCACTTCTTCAGATGAAGAATGATGCTATTTCAGCAACTGCAGCAAGACAAGCTGACATTGACATTGCAAAAGCTGAAGCACTTGCAAAACAAAGTGATCCATCAAGTGGATTTGCTTTTGATGATATGGCTTATGATATGTCAGACACAGCATCAAACACAGCAAAGATGGCAAATTCAATGGATGCAAGCGAAGAAGAATTGAAATATTTGCGTGAAATGGCTGAACAGGAAGCTATTAATAGATTTACAACAGCAGAAGTTAAGATTGATATGGGTGGTATAACCAACAATGTCAGCAGTGAAACAGATCTTGATGGTATGATCACATACCTGGAAGAAAAGCTTGAAGAAGCTTACCAGGTTACAATGGAAGGTGTACACCCATAA